The proteins below are encoded in one region of Silene latifolia isolate original U9 population chromosome 2, ASM4854445v1, whole genome shotgun sequence:
- the LOC141642852 gene encoding fatty acid amide hydrolase-like isoform X1, with protein MGLLRSEGVLYKPVEEIDLGPNSDELYITPIVKAPRMAGFLVKLFAWILELRIIGMIVLYFLKKDNLVHKFVSLAEIEESPVYVPLHTSKEPPKQEVICIESDQSPCERVQKAVECLPSISDKSSIEIDHCFRHWTITDYSKAYKSGAFTPTKVSEELIRAVERSSNPECNMSFFINFDVNDIRQQAVDSTLRYEKGEPLSVLDGVPIAIKDEIDCTPYPTTGGTKWLHRFRSCKRDACCVDRLRSCGALLVGKANMQELGAGVNGINPHYGATRNPYNISRITGGSSSGSAALVSAGLCPVALGVDGGGSVRIPAALCGVVGFKPTFGRVPHDGVLPLNWTVGMVGILAGTVEDALITYAAISGESSPDQSTIVPHKVELPFLKPMTFSGDIKMAKYGKWFNDCHSDIKVCCSTAIDKLQKCYGWQTVEVTIPEIETMRLAHYLTIGSECVASLDHILQKLDNSEVGWDSRIALSIYGSFSSVEYIKAQKIRNRQMQFFNKIFSKADVIVTPTIGVTATRIQDNALETGELDYINGAALVRYIVAGNFLGLPAVTLPIGYDKDGLPIGLQFIGRPWSEATLLHISSVVQALYISDYKKPDVYYDLLHTP; from the exons ATGGGATTATTGAGAAGTGAAGGAGTTTTATACAAGCCTGTTGAGGAGATTGACCTTGGTCCTAATAGTGATGAACTTTATATTACTCCCATTGTCAAAG CTCCACGCATGGCTGGGTTTTTGGTGAAACTCTTTGCTTGGATTCTGGAATTGAGGATCATCGGCATGATTGTATTGTACTTTCTCAAGAAAGATAATTTAGTTCACAAG TTTGTTTCACTTGCAGAAATTGAAGAATCTCCTGTATATGTCCCATTACATACCTCTAAAG AGCCTCCAAAGCAagaagtgatatgcatagagtctGATCAGAGTCCGTGTGAACGAGTACAAAAAGCTGTGGAATGTCTGCCATCTATTTCAGACAAAAGCTCAATCGAGATCGACCATTGTTTCCGGCACTGGACTATAACGGACTACTCCAAGGCCTATAAATCAGGAGCTTTTACTCCAACAAAG GTGTCTGAGGAACTTATAAGAGCTGTTGAAAGATCATCAAATCCTGAATGCAATATGTCATTCTTTATAAATTTTGATGTAAACGATATTCGACAGCAAGCTGTTGATTCTACTCTTCGTTATGAAAAAG GAGAACCACTTTCAGTTCTTGACGGGGTACCGATTGCCATCAAAGATGAAATAGACTGTACTCCTTACCCAACCACAG GAGGAACAAAATGGCTGCACAGGTTTAGATCCTGCAAAAGAGATGCTTGTTGTGTGGACCGCCTTAGATCCTGTGGTGCATTACTTGTTGGGAAAGCCAATATGCAGGAGCTTGGTGCCGGGGTAAATGGAATTAATCCACATTACGG GGCTACTCGAAATCCTTACAATATCAGCAGGATAACTGGTGGTTCTTCTAGTGGATCTGCTGCATTGGTTAGTGCAGGATTATGTCCTGTTGCTCTTGGTGTTGATGGTGGAG GGTCTGTTCGTATTCCAGCGGCTCTTTGTGGTGTTGTTGGCTTCAAGCCAACTTTCGGCCGTGTTCCTCATGATGG GGTACTTCCCTTGAACTGGACAGTTGGGATGGTTGGCATTCTTGCTGGCACAGTGGAAGATGCCCTAATAAC TTATGCAGCTATCAGTGGTGAATCATCTCCAGACCAATCCACTATTGTCCCT CATAAAGTTGAATTGCCATTTTTAAAACCAATGACATTCTCTGGAGATATCAAAATGGCCAAGTATGGAAAG TGGTTCAATGACTGCCATTCTGACATCAAAGTTTGCTGCTCCACAGCCATTGATAAGCTTCAGAAGTGTTACGGATGGCAG ACTGTAGAAGTGACTATACCAGAAATAGAGACGATGCGACTGGCGCACTATCTAACAATAGGATCCGAATGCGTTGCTTCTCTTGATCATATTTTGCAGAAAtt ggacaACTCAGAAGTCGGATGGGATTCAAGAATAGCCCTTTCCATATATGGTTCCTTTAGCAGTGTCGAATATATCAAAGCACAGAAAATCAG GAATAGACAGATGCAATTCTTCAATAAGATATTCTCCAAGGCAGATGTGATTGTTACCCCAACAATTGG TGTGACTGCAACCCGGATCCAGGACAATGCTCTAGAGACCGGTGAGCTCGATTACATTAATGGAG CTGCACTTGTAAGGTACATAGTAGCAGGAAATTTCCTGGGTTTGCCTGCTGTGACTCTACCA ATTGGATATGACAAAGATGGGTTGCCCATTGGCTTACAGTTTATAGGAAGGCCGTGGTCGGAGGCCACATTATTACACATTTCTTCTGTAGTTCAG GCTCTGTATATTTCAGATTACAAGAAGCCCGATGTTTACTACGATCTGCTCCATACGCCCTGA
- the LOC141642852 gene encoding fatty acid amide hydrolase-like isoform X2 — MGLLRSEGVLYKPVEEIDLGPNSDELYITPIVKAPRMAGFLVKLFAWILELRIIGMIVLYFLKKDNLVHKFVSLAEIEESPVYVPLHTSKEPPKQEVICIESDQSPCERVQKAVECLPSISDKSSIEIDHCFRHWTITDYSKAYKSGAFTPTKVSEELIRAVERSSNPECNMSFFINFDVNDIRQQAVDSTLRYEKGEPLSVLDGVPIAIKDEIDCTPYPTTGGTKWLHRFRSCKRDACCVDRLRSCGALLVGKANMQELGAGVNGINPHYGATRNPYNISRITGGSSSGSAALVSAGLCPVALGVDGGGSVRIPAALCGVVGFKPTFGRVPHDGVLPLNWTVGMVGILAGTVEDALITYAAISGESSPDQSTIVPHKVELPFLKPMTFSGDIKMAKYGKWFNDCHSDIKVCCSTAIDKLQKCYGWQTVEVTIPEIETMRLAHYLTIGSECVASLDHILQKLNRQMQFFNKIFSKADVIVTPTIGVTATRIQDNALETGELDYINGAALVRYIVAGNFLGLPAVTLPIGYDKDGLPIGLQFIGRPWSEATLLHISSVVQALYISDYKKPDVYYDLLHTP, encoded by the exons ATGGGATTATTGAGAAGTGAAGGAGTTTTATACAAGCCTGTTGAGGAGATTGACCTTGGTCCTAATAGTGATGAACTTTATATTACTCCCATTGTCAAAG CTCCACGCATGGCTGGGTTTTTGGTGAAACTCTTTGCTTGGATTCTGGAATTGAGGATCATCGGCATGATTGTATTGTACTTTCTCAAGAAAGATAATTTAGTTCACAAG TTTGTTTCACTTGCAGAAATTGAAGAATCTCCTGTATATGTCCCATTACATACCTCTAAAG AGCCTCCAAAGCAagaagtgatatgcatagagtctGATCAGAGTCCGTGTGAACGAGTACAAAAAGCTGTGGAATGTCTGCCATCTATTTCAGACAAAAGCTCAATCGAGATCGACCATTGTTTCCGGCACTGGACTATAACGGACTACTCCAAGGCCTATAAATCAGGAGCTTTTACTCCAACAAAG GTGTCTGAGGAACTTATAAGAGCTGTTGAAAGATCATCAAATCCTGAATGCAATATGTCATTCTTTATAAATTTTGATGTAAACGATATTCGACAGCAAGCTGTTGATTCTACTCTTCGTTATGAAAAAG GAGAACCACTTTCAGTTCTTGACGGGGTACCGATTGCCATCAAAGATGAAATAGACTGTACTCCTTACCCAACCACAG GAGGAACAAAATGGCTGCACAGGTTTAGATCCTGCAAAAGAGATGCTTGTTGTGTGGACCGCCTTAGATCCTGTGGTGCATTACTTGTTGGGAAAGCCAATATGCAGGAGCTTGGTGCCGGGGTAAATGGAATTAATCCACATTACGG GGCTACTCGAAATCCTTACAATATCAGCAGGATAACTGGTGGTTCTTCTAGTGGATCTGCTGCATTGGTTAGTGCAGGATTATGTCCTGTTGCTCTTGGTGTTGATGGTGGAG GGTCTGTTCGTATTCCAGCGGCTCTTTGTGGTGTTGTTGGCTTCAAGCCAACTTTCGGCCGTGTTCCTCATGATGG GGTACTTCCCTTGAACTGGACAGTTGGGATGGTTGGCATTCTTGCTGGCACAGTGGAAGATGCCCTAATAAC TTATGCAGCTATCAGTGGTGAATCATCTCCAGACCAATCCACTATTGTCCCT CATAAAGTTGAATTGCCATTTTTAAAACCAATGACATTCTCTGGAGATATCAAAATGGCCAAGTATGGAAAG TGGTTCAATGACTGCCATTCTGACATCAAAGTTTGCTGCTCCACAGCCATTGATAAGCTTCAGAAGTGTTACGGATGGCAG ACTGTAGAAGTGACTATACCAGAAATAGAGACGATGCGACTGGCGCACTATCTAACAATAGGATCCGAATGCGTTGCTTCTCTTGATCATATTTTGCAGAAAtt GAATAGACAGATGCAATTCTTCAATAAGATATTCTCCAAGGCAGATGTGATTGTTACCCCAACAATTGG TGTGACTGCAACCCGGATCCAGGACAATGCTCTAGAGACCGGTGAGCTCGATTACATTAATGGAG CTGCACTTGTAAGGTACATAGTAGCAGGAAATTTCCTGGGTTTGCCTGCTGTGACTCTACCA ATTGGATATGACAAAGATGGGTTGCCCATTGGCTTACAGTTTATAGGAAGGCCGTGGTCGGAGGCCACATTATTACACATTTCTTCTGTAGTTCAG GCTCTGTATATTTCAGATTACAAGAAGCCCGATGTTTACTACGATCTGCTCCATACGCCCTGA
- the LOC141642852 gene encoding fatty acid amide hydrolase-like isoform X3: protein MGLLRSEGVLYKPVEEIDLGPNSDELYITPIVKAPRMAGFLVKLFAWILELRIIGMIVLYFLKKDNLVHKFVSLAEIEESPVYVPLHTSKEPPKQEVICIESDQSPCERVQKAVECLPSISDKSSIEIDHCFRHWTITDYSKAYKSGAFTPTKVSEELIRAVERSSNPECNMSFFINFDVNDIRQQAVDSTLRYEKGEPLSVLDGVPIAIKDEIDCTPYPTTGGTKWLHRFRSCKRDACCVDRLRSCGALLVGKANMQELGAGVNGINPHYGATRNPYNISRITGGSSSGSAALVSAGLCPVALGVDGGGSVRIPAALCGVVGFKPTFGRVPHDGVLPLNWTVGMVGILAGTVEDALITYAAISGESSPDQSTIVPHKVELPFLKPMTFSGDIKMAKYGKPLISFRSVTDGRNRQMQFFNKIFSKADVIVTPTIGVTATRIQDNALETGELDYINGAALVRYIVAGNFLGLPAVTLPIGYDKDGLPIGLQFIGRPWSEATLLHISSVVQALYISDYKKPDVYYDLLHTP from the exons ATGGGATTATTGAGAAGTGAAGGAGTTTTATACAAGCCTGTTGAGGAGATTGACCTTGGTCCTAATAGTGATGAACTTTATATTACTCCCATTGTCAAAG CTCCACGCATGGCTGGGTTTTTGGTGAAACTCTTTGCTTGGATTCTGGAATTGAGGATCATCGGCATGATTGTATTGTACTTTCTCAAGAAAGATAATTTAGTTCACAAG TTTGTTTCACTTGCAGAAATTGAAGAATCTCCTGTATATGTCCCATTACATACCTCTAAAG AGCCTCCAAAGCAagaagtgatatgcatagagtctGATCAGAGTCCGTGTGAACGAGTACAAAAAGCTGTGGAATGTCTGCCATCTATTTCAGACAAAAGCTCAATCGAGATCGACCATTGTTTCCGGCACTGGACTATAACGGACTACTCCAAGGCCTATAAATCAGGAGCTTTTACTCCAACAAAG GTGTCTGAGGAACTTATAAGAGCTGTTGAAAGATCATCAAATCCTGAATGCAATATGTCATTCTTTATAAATTTTGATGTAAACGATATTCGACAGCAAGCTGTTGATTCTACTCTTCGTTATGAAAAAG GAGAACCACTTTCAGTTCTTGACGGGGTACCGATTGCCATCAAAGATGAAATAGACTGTACTCCTTACCCAACCACAG GAGGAACAAAATGGCTGCACAGGTTTAGATCCTGCAAAAGAGATGCTTGTTGTGTGGACCGCCTTAGATCCTGTGGTGCATTACTTGTTGGGAAAGCCAATATGCAGGAGCTTGGTGCCGGGGTAAATGGAATTAATCCACATTACGG GGCTACTCGAAATCCTTACAATATCAGCAGGATAACTGGTGGTTCTTCTAGTGGATCTGCTGCATTGGTTAGTGCAGGATTATGTCCTGTTGCTCTTGGTGTTGATGGTGGAG GGTCTGTTCGTATTCCAGCGGCTCTTTGTGGTGTTGTTGGCTTCAAGCCAACTTTCGGCCGTGTTCCTCATGATGG GGTACTTCCCTTGAACTGGACAGTTGGGATGGTTGGCATTCTTGCTGGCACAGTGGAAGATGCCCTAATAAC TTATGCAGCTATCAGTGGTGAATCATCTCCAGACCAATCCACTATTGTCCCT CATAAAGTTGAATTGCCATTTTTAAAACCAATGACATTCTCTGGAGATATCAAAATGGCCAAGTATGGAAAG CCATTGATAAGCTTCAGAAGTGTTACGGATGGCAG GAATAGACAGATGCAATTCTTCAATAAGATATTCTCCAAGGCAGATGTGATTGTTACCCCAACAATTGG TGTGACTGCAACCCGGATCCAGGACAATGCTCTAGAGACCGGTGAGCTCGATTACATTAATGGAG CTGCACTTGTAAGGTACATAGTAGCAGGAAATTTCCTGGGTTTGCCTGCTGTGACTCTACCA ATTGGATATGACAAAGATGGGTTGCCCATTGGCTTACAGTTTATAGGAAGGCCGTGGTCGGAGGCCACATTATTACACATTTCTTCTGTAGTTCAG GCTCTGTATATTTCAGATTACAAGAAGCCCGATGTTTACTACGATCTGCTCCATACGCCCTGA